The following are encoded in a window of Chaetodon auriga isolate fChaAug3 chromosome 24, fChaAug3.hap1, whole genome shotgun sequence genomic DNA:
- the arrb2b gene encoding arrestin, beta 2b isoform X1: protein MGDRAGTRVFKKSSPNCKLTVYLPKRDFVDHLDHTDPVDGVFLVDPEYLKDRKVFVTLTCAFRYGREDLDVLGLSFRKDLYVKTVQAFPPLQEERKPLSHLQERLLKKLGQHAYPFSFTIPQNLPCSVTLQPGPEDTGKACGVDYELRVFCAKTVEEKSHQRNTVHLVIRKVQYAPEKPGPQPMVETSRSFLMSDRSLHLEASLDKELYYHGEPISVNVQVTNNSTKTVKRVKISVRQYADICLFSMAQYKCPVAQVEADDQVSPSSTSCHVYTLTPMLGANREKRGLALDGKLKHEDTNLASSTIMKEGTSKEMMGILVSYKVKVKLVVSLAGDVAVELPFVLMHPKPTYQPSTQAQPIAPEADGPVESNLIEFDMKASSQVDDFVFEDFARLRLTGMKDEGEPFC, encoded by the exons ATGGGAGACAGAGCGGGGACCAG AGTCTTTAAGAAGTCCAGCCCCAACTGCAAg CTCACAGTTTACCTACCAAAGCGAGACTTTGTTGACCACTTAGACCACACAGATCCAGTAG ATGGAGTGTTCCTTGTGGACCCAGAGTATCTGAAAGATCGAAAAG TGTTTGTAACACTGACCTGTGCATTTCGTTATGGTCGGGAGGACCTGGATGTCCTGGGCCTTTCCTTCCGGAAGGATCTGTACGTTAAGACTGTCCAGGCCTTCCCTCCTCtacaggaggaaaggaagccTCTTAGCCACCTGCAGGAGAGGCTGCTGAAGAAGCTGGGTCAGCATGCTTACCCCTTCAGCTTCACT ATTCCTCAGAACCTGCCTTGCTCAGTGACCCTCCAGCCAGGACCAGAAGACACTGGGAAAGCATGTGGTGTGGACTATGAGCTTCGAGTGTTCTGTGCCAAgactgtggaggagaagagccACCAAAG GAATACTGTGCATTTGGTGATCAGGAAAGTTCAGTATGCTCCAGAGAAGCCAGGTCCACAGCCAATGGTGGAGACCAGTCGCAGCTTCCTGATGTCTGATCGATCTCTACACCTAGAGGCTTCACTAGATAAGGAG CTGTACTACCATGGTGAGCCCATTAGTGTCAATGTCCAAGTCACCAACAACTCAACCAAGACTGTAAAGAGGGTGAAGATATCTG tTCGTCAGTATGCTGATATCTGTCTTTTCTCCATGGCTCAGTATAAGTGTCCGGTTGCCCAGGTTGAAGCAGA TGACCAGGTTTCTCCCAGCTCCACCTCTTGCCATGTCTATACTCTGACCCCCATGCTGGGTGCCAACAGGGAAAAGAGAGGCCTGGCCCTGGATGGAAAGCTAAAGCATGAAGACACCAATCTGGCCTCCAGTACCAt AATGAAAGAAGGGACCAGCAAGGAAATGATGGGCATCCTGGTGTCCtacaaagtcaaagtcaaactgGTGGTGTCTCTTGCAGG ggATGTGGCAGTGGAGCTGCCTTTTGTCTTGATGCATCCCAAACCTACATACCAGCCCAGCACCCAAGCACAGCCAA TTGCTCCAGAGGCTGATGGTCCTGTGGAATCAAACCTCATAGAGTTCGACATGaa AGCTTCCTCTCAGGTTGATGACTTTGTCTTTGAAGACTTTGCTCGCCTGCGGTTAACAGGGATGAAGGATGAGGGTGAACCCTTTTGTTAG
- the arrb2b gene encoding arrestin, beta 2b isoform X2 — translation MGDRAGTRVFKKSSPNCKLTVYLPKRDFVDHLDHTDPVDGVFLVDPEYLKDRKVFVTLTCAFRYGREDLDVLGLSFRKDLYVKTVQAFPPLQEERKPLSHLQERLLKKLGQHAYPFSFTIPQNLPCSVTLQPGPEDTGKACGVDYELRVFCAKTVEEKSHQRNTVHLVIRKVQYAPEKPGPQPMVETSRSFLMSDRSLHLEASLDKELYYHGEPISVNVQVTNNSTKTVKRVKISVRQYADICLFSMAQYKCPVAQVEADDQVSPSSTSCHVYTLTPMLGANREKRGLALDGKLKHEDTNLASSTIMKEGTSKEMMGILVSYKVKVKLVVSLAGASSQVDDFVFEDFARLRLTGMKDEGEPFC, via the exons ATGGGAGACAGAGCGGGGACCAG AGTCTTTAAGAAGTCCAGCCCCAACTGCAAg CTCACAGTTTACCTACCAAAGCGAGACTTTGTTGACCACTTAGACCACACAGATCCAGTAG ATGGAGTGTTCCTTGTGGACCCAGAGTATCTGAAAGATCGAAAAG TGTTTGTAACACTGACCTGTGCATTTCGTTATGGTCGGGAGGACCTGGATGTCCTGGGCCTTTCCTTCCGGAAGGATCTGTACGTTAAGACTGTCCAGGCCTTCCCTCCTCtacaggaggaaaggaagccTCTTAGCCACCTGCAGGAGAGGCTGCTGAAGAAGCTGGGTCAGCATGCTTACCCCTTCAGCTTCACT ATTCCTCAGAACCTGCCTTGCTCAGTGACCCTCCAGCCAGGACCAGAAGACACTGGGAAAGCATGTGGTGTGGACTATGAGCTTCGAGTGTTCTGTGCCAAgactgtggaggagaagagccACCAAAG GAATACTGTGCATTTGGTGATCAGGAAAGTTCAGTATGCTCCAGAGAAGCCAGGTCCACAGCCAATGGTGGAGACCAGTCGCAGCTTCCTGATGTCTGATCGATCTCTACACCTAGAGGCTTCACTAGATAAGGAG CTGTACTACCATGGTGAGCCCATTAGTGTCAATGTCCAAGTCACCAACAACTCAACCAAGACTGTAAAGAGGGTGAAGATATCTG tTCGTCAGTATGCTGATATCTGTCTTTTCTCCATGGCTCAGTATAAGTGTCCGGTTGCCCAGGTTGAAGCAGA TGACCAGGTTTCTCCCAGCTCCACCTCTTGCCATGTCTATACTCTGACCCCCATGCTGGGTGCCAACAGGGAAAAGAGAGGCCTGGCCCTGGATGGAAAGCTAAAGCATGAAGACACCAATCTGGCCTCCAGTACCAt AATGAAAGAAGGGACCAGCAAGGAAATGATGGGCATCCTGGTGTCCtacaaagtcaaagtcaaactgGTGGTGTCTCTTGCAGG AGCTTCCTCTCAGGTTGATGACTTTGTCTTTGAAGACTTTGCTCGCCTGCGGTTAACAGGGATGAAGGATGAGGGTGAACCCTTTTGTTAG
- the med11 gene encoding mediator of RNA polymerase II transcription subunit 11, protein MANERLRALEEVEKEIAMILQCAGNIVLELSKDKHNASLLDRQLIQFQSSVNRVESELSGQIRYLTQVATGQPHEGSTYSARKDCQMALNRAEYAKVKLGELGRTCEVMLEQQQQQQQQQT, encoded by the exons ATGGCTAACGAGCGGCTCAGAGCTCTGGAGGAGGTCGAGAAGGAGATAGCGATGATCCTTCAGTGTGCCG GTAATATAGTTCTGGAACTctccaaagacaaacacaatgcCAGCCTCTTGGACAGACAGCTGATCCAGTTCCAGAGCTCCGTCAACAGAGTGGAAAGTGAACTGAGTGGCCAGATCCGTTACCTCACACAG GTAGCTACTGGTCAACCTCATGAAGGCTCCACTTATTCAGCCAGGAAGGACTGTCAGATGGCACTGAACCGAGCTGAATATGCCAAGGTCAAACTGGGAGAACTGGGACGGACCTGTGAAGTcatgctggagcagcagcagcagcagcagcagcagcagacataa
- the pelp1 gene encoding proline-, glutamic acid- and leucine-rich protein 1: protein MATSAWMRGPSAMRLTEGLVSVLKEQRPEYLPALLTNYREHGVFPTQGASAVGALVGFSNAKLGSSKTRFEGLCLLSMLVKDSSSDLFQQHCLSWLRSLQQVIQSQAPVQTIQLAVNILKDVLQYSSQLPELAREVGLNSILGILTSLLGLKTECELAAMEGMTACMTYYPRACGSLKDKLGAYFLSKMDSTNKKTQEMACQCYGRLPCLGGLLDRGVGAGRAEGWTNQIHCLLASANGQLAQIYQGSETDGTVQYEGPGVELAFPLLDQSDPLLLLQLQHRYTAVCLALKHTLRVDPASAVRLPVRPILNLVCRALAVSPKSINLTGDGSVRLLVLPIIHTNTMEVLSALITAVHGGMVQYAAVLQRLFSQTLSAWMPLPETSLGQQRAYSSVRVSVYRTLELWVQVAGASASILQGSPGHSELLFSHLLGDITPGAESVKLRAGLSADVVPGGKPGPRRTKTLVIADAVGPSLQRKGDLLANQDTCLSGLRALRQIILTSGTLLKDDIHKRLHDVVLPLCVRLQQQQSSCSTSCDTAGGISGQYSSALTRRELYRLLLALVLVPSPCWAPPLTCAVSILSNGRTDRNLKVSTFCTEALTICNSLLHPRTQSVALPLPPLTLKPTPTAPVLPSSQGHAPGLTLPSLLGGPAPGPPFHTRHSLGLGPASLLGSLENHLSLVPGLPGQAPTPADMILSPHTHHQQDPPGLGPPEGQRPVFVRYDREEAEDVEISLASDSDDSVVIVPPGMLNIENQQDETAAANSQNMASAAPGGTTVTLPGGESVTMVPTTATTTTIDGVSLPNDLATSSPLVTTSTTPVNSFPPTGASVVSLVPPLNSSTLTTPPGGLGDSLAGRPQLQQMLMQPSTQGQPGPINLPLQIHQLQNQLSQQGRHLHQHQPPPASNEDSGVININSTDEEEEEEEDMEDDEELEEEEEGMDEDDEEEEVSDFAEEEFYDGEEYEDYDEEEGEELEEEEEEEEDGDIPPLEGAEDKAEEVGIEEGKMLRAAVDEGGMAGFSVEGEAEGGIEEIQTNRALFGEDRMKVQEVESIGVLEEAREQEGEEDESERMDDPTMPQILCVTGGALEEREEAEEDGAGAGAAAAAAAAAAAGGGEGGGGLQEKATCWVPGANETEPKAISEECTTKNQQESAVEPAQEASVSDNQPSSHQEEPLAAVQEGDVAVADPETSTDLTTKEQEATDSEKRDKTKVELQETEGGGDSDGEEGKGVKRKREEEHREEEAGQSTEKKKLDDDAMASMLADFIACPPDDEDGASGSNLS, encoded by the exons ATGGCTACATCGGCGTGGATGCGCGGCCCGTCTGCTATGCGACTAACAGAGGGTTTGGTGTCGGTTCTGAAAGAACAACGTCCAGAGTATTTACCTGCTCTACTGACCAACTACAGAGAACATGGCGTGTTCCCGACACAG GGCGCGAGCGCCGTCGGTGCTCTCGTGGGTTTCAGCAATGCCAAACTGGGTTCGAGCAAGACCAG GTTTGAGGGTCTCTGCCTGCTCTCCATGCTGGTTAAGGACAGCTCCAGTGATCTGTTCCAGCAGCACTGCCTTTCCTGGCTGCGCTCCCTGCAGCAGGTCATACAG TCTCAGGCTCCAGTTCAGACGATCCAGCTTGCGGTGAACATTCTGAAGGACGTGCTGCAGTACTCGTCCCAGCTACCAGAGCTGGCCAGGGAGGTCGGCCTCAACTCCATCCTTGGCATCCTGACATCTCTGCTGGGCCTTaagacagag TGTGAGCTGGCGGCCATGGAGGGGATGACGGCCTGTATGACCTACTACCCCAGAGCCTGTGGATCCCTCAAG gaCAAACTGGGGGCCTATTTCCTCTCCAAAATGGACAGTACCAACAAGAAGACACAAGAG ATGGCCTGTCAGTGTTACGGCCGCCTGCCCTGCCTGGGGGGTCTGTTGGACAGAGGGGTGGGTGCTGGCAGAGCTGAGGGCTGGACCAATCAGATTCACTGTCTGCTGGCCTCAGCCAATGGTCAGCTGGCTCAGATCTACCAGGGTTCAGAAACAG ATGGAACGGTGCAATATGAAGGTCCAGGGGTGGAGCTGGCTTTTCCTCTTCTCGACCAATCAGATCCcttgctgttgctgcagctccagcacagATACACAGCTGTTTGCCtggcactcaaacacacactcag GGTTGATCCAGCCTCAGCTGTCCGTCTACCTGTCAGACCAATACTCAACCTTGTGTGCCGAGCCCTCGCTGTCAGCCCCAAGAGCATA aaTTTAACAGGAGATGGAAGTGTGAGGCTGCTGGTTTTACccatcatacacacaaacacaatggagGTCTTATCAGCCCTTATCACAGC TGTGCATGGCGGCATGGTTCAGTATGCTGCTGTGTTACAGAGGCTGTTTTCTCAGACCCTATCTGCTTGGATGCCTCTACCTGAAACGAGTCTGGGACAGCAGAGAGCCTACAG CTCAGTGCGGGTGTCAGTGTACAGAACCTTAGAGCTTTGGGTCCAGGTGGCCGGAGCCTCTGCTAGCATACTTCAGGGAAGCCCTGGTCATTCAGAGCTCCTGTTTAGCCACCTGCTTGGTGACATCACACCTGGGGCAGAGTCTGTCAAG CTCCGGGCGGGACTGTCAGCAGATGTTGTTCCTGGAGGGAAGCCAGGCCCACGGCGGACAAAAACATTGGTCATAGCAGATGCAGTCGGGCCTTCGCTTCAGAGGAAAGGAGACCTTCTAGCTAATCAGGATACTTGCCTTTCAGGCCTCAGGG CACTGAGGCAAATTATACTGACCAGTGGTACACTGCTAAAGGATGATATACACAAG CGTCTCCATGATGTGGTGCTTCCGCTGTGTGTGCgtctacagcagcagcagtccagcTGCAGCACCTCTTGTGATACTGCAGGGGGCATCAGTGGACAGTACAGCAGTGCCCTCACCAGACGAGAGCTATACAG GTTATTGCTGGCTCTGGTCCTTGTCCCATCACCTTGCTGGGCTCCACCTTTGACCTGTGCTGTATCCATCCTCAGCAACGGACGCACCGACCGCAACCTCAAG gtCTCTACATTCTGTACCGAGGCTCTGACCATCTGTAACTCCCTCCTACACCCGCGCACTCAATCAGTCGCCCTCCCCTTGCCGCCACTCACCCTGAAACCCACCCCCACCGCCCCAGTCCTGCCGTCCTCCCAGGGACATGCCCCTGGACTTACTTTGCCAAGCCTCTTAGGCGGCCCTGCCCCTGGTCCTCCTTTCCACACCCGCCACTCTCTCGGTCTGGGCCCTGCTTCCCTGCTGGGTTCCCTTGAGAACCACCTCTCCCTCGTCCCAGGACTGCCAGGCCAGGCCCCCACCCCAGCAGACATGATCTTGTCCCCACATACACATCACCAGCAGGATCCTCCTGGTCTGGGCCCTCCAGAGGGGCAGAGACCTGTGTTTGTCCGCTATGACAGAGAGGAAGCGGAGGATGTAGAGATCTCTCTGGCCAGTGACTCAGACGACAGCGTGGTCATTGTTCCTCCTGGGATGCTCAACATAGAGAACCAGCAAGATGAGACGGCAGCAGCAAACTCTCAAAACATGGCCTCTGCTGCACCAGGGGGCACTACAGTCACACTACCAGGAGGAGAATCTGTCACTATGGTCCCAACCACAGCAACAACTACCACAATAGATGGTGTCTCACTCCCCAATGACCTCGCCACCTCCTCCCCCCTAgtcaccacctccaccacccctGTCAACTCATTCCCTCCTACTGGTGCCTCGGTGGTCTCCCTGGTTCCACCTTTGAACTCCAGCACACTCACTACACCACCTGGTGGTCTGGGGGACTCATTGGCTGGCAGACCCCAGCTCCAGCAGATGCTGATGCAGCCCTCCACCCAGGGCCAGCCCGGTCCCATCAATCTACCACTCCAGATACACCAGCTGCAGAATCAGCTGAGCCAGCAGGGACGGCACCTCCATCAGCACCAACCACCGCCTGCCAGCAACGAAGACTCTGGCGTCATCAACATAAACAGCActgacgaagaggaggaggaagaggaggacatggAAGATGacgaagagctggaggaggaggaagaagggatggatgaggatgatgaggaggaagaagtgagTGATTTTGCTGAGGAAGAGTTTTATGATGGGGAGGAGTATGAGGATTATGATGAAGAAGAGGgggaagagctggaggaagaggaggaggaagaagaagatggagataTACCTCCACTGGAAGGAGCAGAGGACAAGGCTGAAGAAGTAGGAATAGAAGAGGGAAAGATGCTACGAGCAGCAGTGGATGAAGGAGGGATGGCTGGATTCAGTGTGGAGGGAGAAGCAGAAGGAGGCATCGAGGAGATCCAGACCAACAGAGCGCTGTTTGGAGAGGACAGGATGAAGGTACAAGAGGTAGAGAGCATTGGAGTCCTGGAGGAGGCAcgggagcaggagggagaggaggatgaaagtgAAAGGATGGACGACCCCACCATGCCACAGATTTTGTGTGTGACTGGCGGAgcactggaggagagagaggaggctgaggaggatggagcaggagcgggagcagcagcagcagcagcagcagcagcagcagcaggaggaggagagggaggaggagggttgcAGGAGAAGGCAACCTGTTGGGTGCCAGGAGCCAATGAGACTGAGCCAAAGGCCATCTCAGAAGAATGCACAACCAAGAACCAGCAG GAGTCTGCAGTTGAACCTGCACAGGAAGCCAGTGTGAGCGATAACCAGCCTTCCAGTCATCAGGAGGAACCGCTAGCAGCTGTTCAAGAAGGAGACGTAGCAGTGGCAGATCCTGAAACATCAACAGACCTGACAACAAAAGAGCAAGAGGCaacagacagtgaaaaaagagacaaaacaaaagtagaactgcaggagacagaaggaggaggagacagtgatggagaggaggggaagggagtgaagaggaagagagaggaggaacacagggaggaggaggcggggcaAAGCACTGAGAAGAAAAAG